The following are encoded together in the Serratia sp. UGAL515B_01 genome:
- a CDS encoding VirK/YbjX family protein: protein MSQLSYPLATAKLASSGQLMSALLNGEKLPSKCWEKTSFRLKFLCRSLLCWPTTRALLNTLVANPLLDEILSAQPDLPCKLHRPYLAANMNRMESLFALRDHYDLIAQRMPIKVCLGYLSNSFTLGCAEDKNGGQIHLQLTSIGKLSKEGEATLLMRNAQGVMLAEITFTLMNYHQQPTLFIGGLQGAEQGVPHSEIQNTTKACHGLFPKRLALEGVTYLAHHLGIQQIIAVGNTTHVYQNWRYSHKKKDVLHADYDQFWLSMGGKQLDHGYFLLPARIARKSLEDIASKKRAEYRRRYQLLDELQQGFAVHFNAAPNPLT, encoded by the coding sequence ATGTCTCAGCTCAGCTATCCGCTCGCAACTGCCAAACTAGCCAGCTCCGGGCAATTGATGAGCGCACTGCTCAACGGCGAAAAGCTCCCCAGTAAATGTTGGGAGAAAACCTCGTTCCGTCTTAAATTTCTCTGCCGTTCACTGCTTTGCTGGCCGACGACTCGTGCTCTGCTCAACACGTTGGTTGCAAATCCTTTACTGGATGAAATTTTAAGCGCACAGCCCGACCTGCCATGCAAACTGCATCGCCCCTATCTGGCCGCAAATATGAATCGTATGGAGAGTCTGTTTGCGCTGCGCGACCATTACGATCTTATTGCTCAGCGTATGCCGATAAAAGTGTGCTTGGGTTATCTCAGCAATTCGTTCACTTTAGGCTGCGCTGAAGACAAAAATGGCGGACAGATTCACCTCCAATTAACCTCTATAGGAAAGTTGAGCAAAGAAGGGGAAGCAACCCTGTTAATGAGAAATGCGCAGGGGGTCATGCTGGCGGAAATTACCTTCACGCTGATGAACTATCACCAGCAGCCAACATTGTTTATTGGTGGTCTCCAAGGCGCGGAGCAAGGAGTTCCACACTCGGAGATCCAGAATACCACCAAAGCCTGTCACGGCTTGTTCCCAAAACGCCTTGCTCTTGAAGGGGTTACATATCTTGCACATCATTTGGGGATACAGCAAATAATTGCAGTAGGGAATACAACCCACGTCTATCAAAACTGGCGCTATAGCCATAAAAAGAAGGACGTGCTGCATGCAGACTACGATCAGTTCTGGCTTTCAATGGGAGGCAAACAGCTCGATCACGGCTATTTTTTATTGCCTGCGCGTATTGCCCGTAAATCACTTGAAGACATCGCCAGCAAGAAACGTGCGGAATATCGTCGCCGATACCAATTACTGGATGAACTGCAACAGGGATTTGCGGTGCACTTCAACGCAGCACCCAATCCTTTAACTTAG
- the macA gene encoding macrolide transporter subunit MacA, with translation MWLKGRKKRWVIGGVVLLTLFILFYWHFSHPAPVEFKTIKVTKRELQQSVLATGQLDALRKVDVGAQVSGQLESLNVEIGDKVKKGQLLGVIDPQQALNSIRESEATLQELQARLQQANAERQLAAVTLQRNRELAHLQALARQDLDKYATELTVKQAQVDTIKAQIAKNQASLDTARLNLTYTRIEAPMDGDVVQITTLQGQTVIAAQQAPNILTLADMHTMLVKAEVSEADVINLKPGQKAWFTVLGDPDKRFDGVLKDIQPTPVKINNAIFYYARFEVPNPEGLLRLQMTAQVHIQLSAVRDALVIPLVALGDQIADARYHVSVLKQGKEEKREVNIGIRNNIDVQILSGLSDGEEVIISRGGVENN, from the coding sequence ATGTGGTTAAAGGGACGGAAAAAACGCTGGGTGATAGGAGGAGTGGTTCTGCTCACGCTCTTCATTCTGTTTTATTGGCACTTTAGTCATCCCGCACCGGTTGAATTCAAGACGATCAAGGTCACAAAGCGTGAGTTGCAACAAAGCGTGTTGGCGACAGGCCAGTTGGATGCATTGCGCAAAGTAGACGTTGGGGCTCAGGTTAGTGGGCAACTGGAGAGCTTGAACGTTGAAATTGGCGATAAAGTGAAAAAAGGCCAACTGCTTGGCGTTATCGATCCTCAACAGGCGCTAAACAGCATTCGTGAAAGCGAAGCGACATTGCAGGAATTGCAGGCACGGTTGCAGCAGGCCAATGCGGAACGGCAGTTGGCAGCAGTAACGTTACAACGCAATCGTGAGCTGGCCCATTTACAGGCGCTAGCGCGTCAGGATCTGGATAAATACGCGACAGAACTGACGGTGAAACAAGCCCAAGTGGATACCATCAAGGCTCAAATCGCCAAAAACCAGGCCAGCCTGGATACTGCCAGGCTCAATCTCACCTATACCCGAATAGAAGCACCCATGGATGGTGATGTCGTTCAGATCACCACTTTGCAAGGCCAGACTGTGATCGCCGCGCAGCAAGCGCCTAACATTCTGACATTAGCAGATATGCATACGATGCTGGTGAAAGCCGAGGTTTCTGAAGCTGATGTTATCAATCTTAAACCAGGTCAGAAAGCCTGGTTTACCGTACTGGGGGACCCGGATAAACGTTTTGATGGTGTGCTGAAAGACATCCAACCAACGCCAGTGAAAATCAACAATGCCATTTTTTACTACGCGCGTTTTGAGGTGCCTAATCCTGAAGGTTTACTTCGCTTGCAAATGACTGCTCAAGTGCATATTCAACTTTCCGCTGTCAGAGATGCCTTAGTCATCCCGTTGGTTGCCTTAGGCGATCAGATTGCCGACGCTCGCTATCATGTTTCAGTGTTGAAGCAGGGCAAAGAAGAGAAACGAGAAGTCAATATTGGCATTCGTAACAATATTGATGTACAGATTCTCAGCGGATTGTCTGATGGAGAAGAAGTGATTATCAGCCGTGGCGGCGTGGAGAACAACTGA
- the macB gene encoding macrolide ABC transporter ATP-binding protein/permease MacB: MAALLELSGIGRCYLSGEQTVDVLKNVSLRIDAGEMVAIMGASGSGKSTLMNILGCLDKPSTGIYRVAGQDVAALDSNALAQLRREHFGFIFQRYHLLPHLSAAHNVEVPAVYAGLSKVARRERAVALLQRLGLGERTAYRPNQLSGGQQQRVSIARALMNGGQVILADEPTGALDSHSGGEVMNILKQLREQGHTVIIVTHDAAVARQAERIIEIRDGEIVADSRPPIQTNPQSKKLILTVPSPSWRQVSGRFRESLIMAWRAMAANKMRTALTMLGIVIGIASVVSILVIGDAAKQMVLADIKSIGTNTVDVFPGKDFGDDDPTLRQSLKYGDLSALSEQPYVNALSPNIGSSMRLRFGSIDVAANVSGVNAEYFRVYGMTFSQGRGIDTRQVQSQAQIAVIDANTQRRLFPHQRDVVGKVILVGNMPATVVGVAQIKPSMFGSSNTLNVWVPYTTMANRLVGHDYFDSITVRIRDGYSSQEAEQQLTRLLTLLHGKKDFFTYNMDSLVQTAEKTTRTLQLFLTLVAVISLVVGGIGVMNIMLVSVTERTREIGIRMAVGARSSDVLQQFLIEAILVCLVGGAVGITLSFVIGLLAELVLPGWQIKFPPAALLSAFLCSTGIGVVFGYLPARNAARLNPIDALARE; encoded by the coding sequence ATGGCGGCCTTGCTGGAATTGAGTGGGATAGGACGCTGTTATCTCTCTGGCGAACAGACAGTGGATGTGTTGAAAAATGTCAGTTTGCGCATTGATGCCGGTGAAATGGTGGCAATCATGGGGGCTTCGGGGTCGGGTAAATCCACGTTGATGAATATTCTCGGTTGTCTGGATAAACCCAGTACTGGGATATATCGCGTTGCTGGGCAGGATGTTGCGGCGCTTGATAGTAATGCGTTAGCTCAGCTCAGACGTGAGCATTTTGGTTTTATTTTTCAGCGTTATCATCTGCTCCCACATCTTAGTGCGGCCCATAATGTTGAGGTGCCTGCTGTTTACGCGGGGCTAAGTAAGGTGGCTCGGCGTGAAAGGGCAGTTGCACTGCTACAGCGTCTCGGGTTAGGGGAACGAACCGCGTATCGACCAAATCAGCTTTCCGGTGGGCAACAGCAGCGTGTAAGCATTGCACGAGCGTTGATGAACGGTGGTCAAGTGATCCTGGCAGATGAACCCACAGGCGCACTCGACAGCCATTCTGGTGGGGAGGTGATGAATATCCTCAAGCAACTGCGAGAGCAAGGGCATACCGTTATTATTGTGACCCATGATGCTGCAGTAGCACGTCAGGCTGAAAGAATTATCGAAATTCGTGATGGGGAAATTGTTGCCGATTCACGTCCGCCTATACAAACAAATCCCCAGTCAAAAAAATTGATACTGACAGTTCCATCGCCATCTTGGCGACAGGTTTCTGGGCGTTTTCGCGAGTCGTTGATTATGGCGTGGCGAGCAATGGCAGCCAACAAAATGCGTACTGCATTGACCATGTTGGGGATCGTTATTGGTATTGCTTCTGTAGTCTCTATTCTGGTTATTGGTGATGCGGCCAAACAGATGGTTCTTGCCGATATTAAGTCTATTGGTACCAATACCGTGGATGTTTTTCCTGGTAAAGATTTTGGTGACGATGATCCTACCCTTCGTCAGTCGTTGAAATACGGCGATCTGAGTGCGCTGAGTGAACAGCCTTATGTCAACGCGCTTTCACCAAACATTGGTAGCAGCATGCGCCTACGTTTTGGCAGCATTGATGTGGCGGCTAATGTATCTGGTGTCAACGCAGAGTATTTCCGGGTTTATGGCATGACATTTTCCCAAGGAAGAGGTATTGATACCAGGCAAGTGCAATCGCAAGCGCAGATTGCGGTGATTGATGCCAATACGCAACGCCGGTTATTCCCGCATCAGAGAGATGTGGTTGGTAAAGTGATCTTGGTTGGCAACATGCCCGCGACAGTGGTTGGTGTAGCGCAAATCAAGCCGTCGATGTTTGGCAGTAGCAATACGCTTAACGTGTGGGTGCCCTATACTACCATGGCCAACCGGTTGGTGGGGCACGACTATTTTGATTCTATTACCGTGCGTATTCGTGATGGATACAGCAGTCAGGAAGCGGAACAACAATTAACGCGTTTACTGACGTTGCTTCACGGTAAGAAAGATTTCTTCACCTATAACATGGATAGCCTAGTACAGACCGCGGAGAAAACTACTCGCACTTTGCAACTTTTCCTGACCTTGGTCGCTGTGATTTCGCTGGTGGTAGGAGGGATTGGGGTGATGAATATCATGCTGGTCTCGGTAACGGAACGAACACGTGAAATTGGCATTCGGATGGCGGTAGGAGCCCGTTCTAGCGATGTTCTACAGCAGTTCCTGATAGAGGCAATACTGGTTTGCCTGGTTGGGGGAGCGGTTGGAATTACCCTGTCGTTTGTTATTGGCTTACTGGCAGAGCTTGTGTTGCCCGGTTGGCAAATCAAATTTCCGCCTGCCGCATTGTTGAGTGCGTTCTTATGTTCAACAGGTATTGGTGTGGTATTTGGTTATCTACCAGCGCGAAATGCCGCACGGTTGAATCCTATCGACGCTTTGGCTCGTGAGTAA
- the cspD gene encoding cold shock-like protein CspD yields the protein METGTVKWFNNAKGFGFICPEAGGEDIFAHYSTIKMDGYRTLKAGQQVRFDVHQGPKGNHASLILPLESEVLA from the coding sequence ATGGAGACGGGTACTGTTAAATGGTTTAATAACGCAAAAGGTTTCGGTTTTATTTGCCCTGAAGCTGGCGGCGAAGATATCTTCGCCCATTATTCGACAATCAAGATGGATGGTTACAGAACGTTGAAAGCGGGTCAACAAGTCAGGTTTGACGTGCATCAAGGACCGAAAGGCAACCATGCAAGTCTTATTCTGCCGCTGGAAAGCGAGGTGTTAGCCTAG
- the clpS gene encoding ATP-dependent Clp protease adapter ClpS, whose amino-acid sequence MGKTNDWLNVEHLVKEKQIDEVKPPSMYKVILNNDDYTPMEFVIDVLQKFFSYDVERATQLMLTVHYKGKAICGVFTAEVAETKVVYVNRYARENEHPLLCTLEKA is encoded by the coding sequence ATGGGCAAGACTAATGATTGGCTAAATGTTGAGCACTTGGTTAAAGAAAAGCAAATCGATGAGGTAAAACCGCCATCAATGTATAAAGTTATACTTAATAACGACGATTATACACCGATGGAATTTGTGATTGACGTCCTACAAAAGTTCTTTTCTTATGATGTTGAACGTGCAACGCAACTGATGCTCACGGTCCACTATAAAGGCAAAGCTATCTGTGGTGTTTTCACTGCCGAGGTGGCAGAAACCAAGGTAGTCTACGTGAATCGCTACGCAAGGGAGAATGAGCATCCGTTGCTCTGTACGCTAGAAAAAGCCTGA
- the clpA gene encoding ATP-dependent Clp protease ATP-binding subunit ClpA: MLNQELELSLNMAFARAREHRHEFMTVEHLLLALLSNPAAREALEACTVDLAALRQELEAFIEQTTPMLPASEDERDTQPTLSFQRVLQRAVFHVQSSGRNEVSGANVLVAIFSEQESQAAYLLRKHDVSRLDVVNFISHGTRKDEPGQAQNTENPVNEEQSGGEDRMENFTTNLNQLARVGGIDPLIGRDRELERTIQVLCRRRKNNPLLVGESGVGKTAIAEGLAWRIVQGDVPEVMSDCTIYSLDIGSLLAGTKYRGDFEKRFKALLKQLEQDHNSILFIDEIHTIIGAGAASGGQVDAANLIKPLLSSGKIRVIGSTTYQEFSSIFEKDRALARRFQKIDIIEPTPEETIQIINGLKTKYEAHHDVRYTAKAIRAAVELSVKYINDRHLPDKAIDVIDEAGARSRLLPLNKRKKTVNVSDIESVVARIARIPEKTVSASDRDVLRSLGDRLKMLVFGQDPAIEALTEAIKMSRAGLGQDRKPVGSFLFAGPTGVGKTEVTVQLAKALDIQLLRFDMSEYMERHTVSRLIGAPPGYVGYDQGGLLTDAVIKHPHAVVLLDEIEKAHPDVFNLLLQVMDNGTLTDNNGRKADFRNIILVMTTNAGVRETERKSIGLIEQDNSIDAMEEIKKVFTPEFRNRLDNIIWFKPLSTAVIQQVVDKFIVELQAQLDAKGVSLEVSHEARDWLSVKGYDRAMGARPMARVMQESLKKPLANELLFGSLVDGGSVKVELDKETKQLTYHFLSAQKRKADEGAVH; encoded by the coding sequence ATGCTCAATCAAGAACTGGAACTCAGTCTCAACATGGCTTTCGCCAGGGCGCGTGAGCACAGACATGAGTTTATGACCGTGGAGCACCTGTTGCTGGCATTACTCAGCAACCCTGCCGCGCGAGAAGCGCTTGAGGCATGTACGGTGGATCTGGCGGCGTTACGTCAGGAACTGGAAGCCTTTATTGAACAGACTACGCCTATGCTGCCTGCGAGTGAGGATGAGCGTGACACTCAGCCTACGCTTAGCTTCCAGCGTGTATTGCAGCGTGCGGTGTTCCATGTGCAATCATCGGGCCGTAACGAAGTCAGCGGTGCCAATGTGTTGGTCGCGATCTTCAGCGAACAGGAGTCGCAAGCGGCTTATTTGTTACGCAAACACGACGTAAGCCGCCTTGATGTGGTGAACTTCATTTCACATGGTACACGTAAAGATGAGCCGGGACAGGCGCAAAATACGGAAAACCCGGTAAACGAAGAGCAATCTGGAGGGGAAGACCGTATGGAAAACTTCACCACCAACCTGAATCAACTTGCTCGCGTGGGGGGTATCGACCCACTGATTGGCCGTGACCGTGAACTTGAGCGTACTATTCAAGTGCTATGCCGTCGCCGTAAAAACAACCCGTTATTGGTAGGTGAGTCTGGCGTAGGTAAAACCGCGATTGCCGAAGGGTTAGCTTGGCGTATTGTGCAAGGCGATGTGCCAGAGGTAATGTCAGATTGTACAATCTACTCTCTGGATATAGGTTCTCTGCTGGCCGGTACTAAATATCGCGGCGATTTTGAGAAGCGTTTCAAGGCATTGCTGAAACAGCTGGAGCAGGATCACAACAGCATTCTGTTTATTGACGAAATCCACACTATTATCGGTGCTGGAGCGGCTTCTGGTGGTCAAGTCGATGCTGCTAACCTGATTAAGCCGTTGTTGTCCAGCGGCAAGATCCGTGTGATCGGTTCTACCACCTATCAGGAGTTCAGCAGTATTTTCGAAAAGGATCGTGCATTAGCACGCCGTTTCCAGAAAATAGACATTATCGAACCAACGCCGGAAGAGACCATCCAGATCATTAATGGTCTGAAAACTAAATACGAGGCGCATCACGATGTTCGCTATACTGCGAAAGCAATCCGTGCTGCGGTGGAGCTTTCGGTAAAATATATCAATGACCGCCATCTGCCGGACAAGGCGATAGATGTGATCGATGAAGCTGGTGCCCGCAGCCGTTTGTTGCCACTGAACAAGCGCAAGAAGACGGTCAATGTGTCAGACATCGAATCTGTGGTTGCACGTATTGCACGTATCCCGGAAAAAACAGTCTCTGCCAGCGATCGCGATGTGTTAAGAAGTCTGGGCGATCGTCTGAAAATGCTGGTATTCGGCCAAGATCCGGCGATAGAAGCGCTGACGGAAGCGATCAAAATGAGTCGTGCAGGCCTTGGCCAAGATCGCAAGCCTGTAGGGTCTTTCCTGTTTGCTGGACCAACAGGGGTTGGGAAAACTGAAGTAACGGTTCAATTGGCGAAGGCGCTGGATATCCAGCTGTTGCGGTTTGATATGTCTGAATATATGGAGCGCCATACTGTTAGCCGTTTGATAGGTGCCCCTCCGGGTTACGTTGGTTACGATCAAGGGGGATTGCTGACTGATGCGGTGATTAAACATCCCCATGCCGTGGTACTGTTGGATGAGATTGAGAAAGCGCATCCTGATGTGTTCAACCTGCTGTTGCAGGTTATGGACAATGGGACACTGACTGACAATAATGGCCGTAAAGCAGATTTCCGTAACATTATCCTGGTGATGACGACTAACGCAGGGGTTCGTGAAACTGAACGTAAATCGATTGGCCTGATTGAACAGGACAACAGTATTGATGCGATGGAAGAGATCAAGAAAGTGTTTACGCCAGAATTCCGTAACCGTCTGGACAACATTATCTGGTTTAAACCACTCTCTACTGCGGTGATCCAGCAAGTTGTCGATAAATTTATCGTTGAACTGCAGGCTCAGTTGGATGCGAAAGGGGTATCTCTGGAAGTTAGCCATGAAGCGCGTGATTGGCTGTCCGTTAAAGGCTATGACCGTGCGATGGGGGCACGCCCAATGGCTCGTGTCATGCAAGAGAGTTTGAAAAAACCACTAGCCAACGAATTGCTATTCGGTTCCTTGGTTGATGGCGGTTCGGTGAAAGTCGAGCTTGATAAAGAAACCAAACAGTTGACTTACCACTTCCTTAGCGCTCAGAAGCGTAAAGCTGATGAGGGAGCCGTTCACTAA
- the infA gene encoding translation initiation factor IF-1 gives MAKEDNIEMQGTVLDTLPNTMFRVELENGHVVTAHISGKMRKNYIRILTGDKVTVELTPYDLSKGRIVFRSR, from the coding sequence ATGGCCAAAGAAGACAATATTGAAATGCAGGGCACCGTTCTTGATACGTTGCCAAACACCATGTTCCGCGTTGAATTGGAAAACGGGCACGTGGTAACCGCTCATATCTCCGGTAAAATGCGTAAAAACTATATCCGCATCCTGACGGGTGACAAAGTCACTGTAGAGCTGACCCCGTACGACCTGAGCAAAGGCCGCATTGTCTTCCGTAGTCGCTAA
- the aat gene encoding leucyl/phenylalanyl-tRNA--protein transferase, with product MHIVRLSPTSVTFPSPEAALSDPNGLLAIGGDLTPSRLLTAYACGIFPWYSPGEEILWWSPDPRAVLVPHEYHASRSLKRFLRGAPFRITLNHDFAAVINACAQRPDEGTWIGEDIQHAYLQLHRMGYAHSVEVWRGEELVGGLYGIIQGALFCGESMFSRTTNASKCALMAFCHHFASYGGELIDCQVLNAHTARLGAREIPRSQFLQRLSNLQRKTLAQECWLPQVIPPQQVEPPSPTN from the coding sequence ATGCACATTGTTAGGCTGTCTCCAACATCTGTCACCTTTCCCTCACCAGAAGCCGCCCTGAGCGATCCTAATGGCTTACTAGCGATAGGGGGAGATCTGACACCTTCACGTTTGTTGACCGCATATGCCTGCGGGATCTTCCCATGGTACTCCCCTGGGGAAGAAATTTTGTGGTGGTCACCGGATCCGCGTGCGGTGCTTGTTCCACACGAATATCATGCTAGCCGCAGCCTTAAGCGTTTCCTGCGTGGAGCCCCTTTTCGGATCACTCTCAATCATGATTTTGCAGCAGTGATAAACGCTTGCGCACAGCGTCCCGATGAAGGCACCTGGATCGGTGAAGACATACAGCATGCCTATTTACAGCTGCATCGTATGGGGTACGCACATTCCGTTGAAGTATGGCGAGGGGAAGAACTTGTTGGCGGTTTATATGGGATTATTCAGGGTGCGCTGTTCTGTGGCGAGTCTATGTTCAGCCGCACCACCAATGCATCAAAATGTGCCTTGATGGCCTTTTGTCACCATTTTGCTAGTTATGGCGGGGAATTGATTGACTGTCAGGTGCTTAACGCTCACACTGCCCGGCTTGGAGCAAGGGAAATTCCCCGTAGCCAATTTTTGCAGCGACTGAGCAACCTTCAGCGCAAAACTTTAGCGCAGGAGTGCTGGTTGCCGCAAGTTATACCCCCACAGCAGGTTGAACCACCCTCCCCAACAAACTAA
- the cydC gene encoding heme ABC transporter ATP-binding protein/permease CydC, producing the protein MHVLLPFLALYRRHSFLILLGITLAIITLLASIGLLALSGWFLAASSLAGLAGLATFNYMLPAAGVRGAAIFRTAGRYAERVVSHDATFRILSHLRVFTFQKILPLTPGGIARFRQAELLNRLVADVDTLDHLYLRVISPMASAAVVIMVVTFGLSFLDGPLALTLGGILLLLLLVIPPAFYRAGKPIGEELTLLRSRYRTELTSWLQGQAELVVFGALGDFRQKLNAAERYWQRRQWQQASLSGIALALMITASGLTVTLLLWLAAAAIGGNTQPGALIALFAFAALASFEAMMPVAGAFQHLGQVIASAKRVKQIIEQQPEVAFPTTGPAAQQSASLQISEVTFTYPEQALPVLQKVVLDIAAGEHIALLGRTGCGKSTLLQLLTRAWDPDSGEIRLNGKALNAYDESTLRAMTTVVSQRVHIFSTTLRENLRIASPKATDEKLNSVLQQVGLDKLLENEGLNAWLGEGGRQLSGGEQRRLGIARALLHSAPLVLLDEPTEGLDAETEQQILTLLRSHCRDKTLILITHRLYGLENFDRICVMDGGNVVEQGSHAKLMVQQGRYAHFRQRVGHVKPASLR; encoded by the coding sequence ATGCACGTTTTGCTACCATTTCTGGCGTTATACCGCCGCCACTCTTTTTTGATCCTGTTGGGTATCACCCTGGCGATCATCACATTGCTGGCCAGTATCGGTTTGCTGGCCTTATCGGGTTGGTTTCTTGCCGCTTCCTCATTGGCAGGGCTAGCAGGCTTAGCAACCTTTAACTACATGCTGCCAGCTGCAGGCGTTCGTGGCGCAGCAATTTTCCGTACTGCCGGTCGTTACGCCGAGCGTGTCGTCAGCCATGATGCTACGTTCCGTATACTGTCGCATCTGCGCGTTTTTACCTTCCAGAAGATTCTGCCATTAACGCCGGGCGGTATTGCGCGTTTTCGTCAAGCTGAATTACTGAACCGCCTGGTTGCCGATGTCGATACGCTCGATCATCTCTATTTACGCGTTATCTCGCCAATGGCCAGCGCTGCTGTGGTGATTATGGTTGTCACCTTTGGTTTGAGCTTTCTGGATGGTCCGCTGGCGCTAACGCTGGGCGGTATTCTATTGCTGTTGCTGTTAGTGATACCCCCTGCTTTTTATCGCGCAGGTAAGCCGATAGGGGAAGAACTCACCCTGCTACGTAGTCGATACCGCACGGAACTCACTTCCTGGCTGCAAGGACAAGCAGAATTGGTTGTTTTTGGTGCACTGGGTGATTTCCGCCAGAAACTCAACGCTGCCGAACGATACTGGCAACGCCGTCAATGGCAGCAAGCGTCATTGAGTGGGATCGCCTTAGCATTGATGATCACTGCTAGCGGTCTCACCGTAACGCTACTGCTATGGCTTGCTGCAGCAGCTATTGGGGGCAATACTCAACCCGGTGCGCTTATCGCCTTGTTCGCATTTGCTGCCCTTGCTTCTTTTGAAGCCATGATGCCTGTTGCAGGGGCTTTTCAACATCTAGGTCAGGTGATCGCTTCCGCAAAGAGAGTCAAACAGATCATTGAGCAGCAACCAGAGGTGGCTTTCCCAACTACCGGGCCAGCGGCACAACAAAGTGCATCATTGCAGATAAGTGAAGTCACCTTTACCTATCCAGAGCAAGCACTGCCAGTATTACAAAAGGTTGTGCTGGATATCGCCGCTGGTGAGCATATCGCCCTCTTGGGCCGTACGGGATGTGGTAAGTCGACCCTGTTGCAGCTATTAACCCGTGCATGGGATCCAGACAGTGGCGAAATTCGGCTTAATGGCAAAGCATTGAACGCTTATGATGAATCAACGTTGCGAGCCATGACTACCGTAGTCAGCCAGCGAGTGCATATCTTCAGCACTACGCTACGTGAGAATCTGCGTATCGCCAGCCCCAAAGCTACCGATGAAAAACTAAACAGTGTCCTACAGCAGGTAGGGCTGGATAAGCTATTGGAAAACGAGGGATTGAACGCTTGGTTAGGTGAAGGTGGCCGTCAACTGTCCGGCGGTGAACAACGCCGTTTGGGCATCGCTCGAGCTTTATTGCACTCAGCTCCGTTAGTATTACTCGATGAACCCACAGAAGGGCTTGATGCCGAAACAGAACAGCAGATCCTGACGCTATTGCGTAGTCATTGCCGTGACAAAACATTGATTCTGATCACCCACCGCTTATATGGGCTGGAGAATTTTGACCGCATCTGCGTTATGGACGGTGGTAATGTCGTCGAACAAGGAAGCCACGCCAAACTGATGGTTCAGCAAGGCCGCTATGCGCATTTCCGCCAGCGTGTTGGCCATGTCAAACCAGCATCGCTCAGATAA